Genomic DNA from Blastocatellia bacterium:
CATCGGTTGGGGATCAACCAAGGGCGTCATCCGCGAAGCCGTTCGCCGTCTGGAAGCCGACGGCATCCGGGCCAATCACCTTCAGATCAAATACCTCTTCCCCTTCCATGCCCGCGAGGTGAGTGAGATCCTGCGCCGTTCGCGCAAGACCATTTGCATCGAGGGCAACTATAGCGGTCAATTCGCCCGTCACCTCCGGGCGGAAACCGGCATCAGTGTGGACGATCATATCCGCAAGTACGATTGCGAGCCGTTTGAACCTCGCTACATCGTCGAACAGGTCAAGGCCATCCTCGAGGGACGACCGCGCACGCTCGAACTCAGCCGCGAGGAAGCGCGCGAGGTGGCTTATCACTACATTCGCACGCAGCTCACCGAGGACCTGCGCCCCGGCCAGATCCAGCGGCTCGATGCTAATGGATTCGATGAGCCGGTCTGGGAGATCGAGATCATCACGCGCCAATCCGGTGAGCGGCGAGGCCATCTGCTCATTGGCGCGGAGACCGGATCAACCTATCTCTGGCAGCCGGTCTCATGAGGACAGCAGCACGCGAGGAAAGAAACAGGAGGGATTCTATGGCAACGGTCATCGAACTTCCGATTGAGGTTTATCAGGGACCGGTCGATCCCGATTGGTGTCCCGGTTGCGGTGATTTTGGCGTGTTAAAGGCGCTCAAACTGGCCGCTGGGCGACTGGGCATTCAGCCCAAGGACCTGGTGGTGGTCTCCGGCATTGGGTGCTCGTCCAATCTGCCGGGATTCATTCATGCCTACGGTGTGCATAGCCTGCACGGTCGCGCTGTGGCCGTCGCCGAGGGGATCAAGCTCGCCAACCACGATCTTCACGTGGTGGTCACCGGCGGCGATGGGGACGGCTATGGGATCGGCATCGGCCACTTCATTCACGCCATGCGCCGCAACATTGACATCACCTACATCGTCATGAACAACCAGATTTACGGCTTGACCACCGGTCAAGCCTCGCCCACCACCATGAAAGAAGTGCGCACCAAGTCCACGCCGCGGGGCAATGCCGAGCTGCCCATCAATCCCATTGCCCTCGCTCTTGTCTCCGGGGCCACTTATGTCGCCCGTGGTTTCTCCGGCGAACCCGACCATCTGGCCAGTCTCATCGCCGGAGGCATCGCACATCGGGGATTCGCTCTGGTGGATGTCTTCAGCCCCTGCGTCACCTACAACAAGGTCAACACCTATCCCTGGTTCAAGCAGCGCGTCTACAAACTCGAGGAAGACGCCACCCACGATCCCTCTAATCCCCTGGCCGCTCTGGAGAAAGCCTTTGAGTGGGGCGACCGCATTCCCATCGGCCTCTTCTACCGCGACACGCAGCCAACCTATGAGGACAGCGAACCGGCCTTGAAAAATGGTCCGCTCGTTCGCCAGCCGCTTGGAGTGTCGAAGGAATTGTTTGATCGCCTTCTGGAGGAATTTCTGTAGTCGTCACGAATGGATGAGCACGGCGGGAGAATCATCCCGACCCGTGCTCATCCGGGTTGATCCGCCGAGTGATTTTTCCCGAGGCGGCTGCTCAGCGGCTGAGCAGGATATAGGTAGCTCCCGCCTTCGGACGGCAAACGTCCGGCGAGCCATCGGCAAAGGGTGAGGTAACGATGATGTCGGCTCGACGGTCTGCATCCACCATTCCAAGAGCAATTGAGAACCCGATTTGATCCCCCTTGGCAGTTCCGTAGAAAGTGATATCCGCCGGCGTTTGAGCCAGATCGAGAGTTGTTCCCGGAGCCAGTCGTCCCCCCAGGATGATATAGATTTCTCCCGCCCCGCTGCGCATTTCGCCGGGACCGTCGGCAGCCGGAGCGCTGACGATAAGGTCCTTGACCCCATCGTCGTTGGTATCTTCCGTTGCCAGGGCAAATCCCAGCCCATCATTGCGCTGCGCTCCGATGAGGCGAATCTCAGCAGGTTGTTTCTCCAGGTCCCGCTTGCCGACCCTCAGCTCCCGGCTGCCGAGAACGATGAAGACGGCTCCCGTTGCCGTGCGGTCGCGCGTCGGCCCATTGGCCAGCGGAATCCCGATGAGGAGATCATCCACCCCATCGCCGCTCACATCACCGGCAGCCAGGACCGATCCGAGTAATTCACCGGGGTTCATCCCCTGAAAGACGACATCGGGTCCGGCTCCCTGTGGCGGCTGTTTAGCCGATGTGTCGCGCACAACGGCAGGCGTGCGACTGCCGAAGAAGGCGTAGACGGCTCCCTGACCGATCTCACTTTTGGCCGTGAAATAGGGAGCGCCAGCGAGAATATCGCCGATTTGGTCTCCGTTGAGATCTCCGATTGTGACGGCGCGGCCCAGTTGCTCGCCCACTTTGGCAATTTGCACGCCGTTCATCTGGATGGCGAGCGTTTGCCCGTAGATGATGAGGTCCACGTTCATGGGACTGGAGCTGACCGGTGTTCCCG
This window encodes:
- a CDS encoding thiamine pyrophosphate-dependent enzyme, whose protein sequence is MATVIELPIEVYQGPVDPDWCPGCGDFGVLKALKLAAGRLGIQPKDLVVVSGIGCSSNLPGFIHAYGVHSLHGRAVAVAEGIKLANHDLHVVVTGGDGDGYGIGIGHFIHAMRRNIDITYIVMNNQIYGLTTGQASPTTMKEVRTKSTPRGNAELPINPIALALVSGATYVARGFSGEPDHLASLIAGGIAHRGFALVDVFSPCVTYNKVNTYPWFKQRVYKLEEDATHDPSNPLAALEKAFEWGDRIPIGLFYRDTQPTYEDSEPALKNGPLVRQPLGVSKELFDRLLEEFL